From one Rosa rugosa chromosome 4, drRosRugo1.1, whole genome shotgun sequence genomic stretch:
- the LOC133706485 gene encoding ADP,ATP carrier protein ER-ANT1, with product MGMGKQSEKFSADFVMGGMAALVAKSAAAPIERVKLLLQNQGEMMKRGQLKKPYKGVGDGFKRVLREEGVLAFWRGNQANVIRYFPTQAFNFAFKGYFKSIFGRSKEKDGYIKWFAGNVASGSAAGATTSLFLYHLDYARTRLGTDARQGGVNGRQQFRGLLDVYRKTLSSDGLVGLYRGFGVSIIGITLYRGMYFGIYDTLKPIVLVGPLEGNFLASFFLGWSVTTVSGICAYPFDTLRRRMMLTSGHATKYRNGVHAFREIVYLEGFTALFRGVTANMLVGVAGAGVLAGYDQLQRLAYKHGYSVEPNQRVAK from the exons ATGGGGATGGGGAAACAATCCGAGAAGTTTTCTGCGGATTTTGTAATGGGAGGAATGGCTGCATTGGTAGCAAAGAGCGCCGCTGCACCTATTGAAAGAGTAAAGCTTTTGTTGCAGAATCAAGGGGAGATGATGAAGAGAGGACAGCTTAAGAAACCTTATAAGGGTGTTGGTGATGGATTTAAAAGGGTTTtaagagaggaaggcgtgttgGCCTTTTGGAGAGGCAACCAGGCCAATGTTATTCGATATTTTCCTACTCAG GCTTTCAACTTTGCATTTAAAGGTTACTTCAAAAGCATTTTTGGCCGCTCAAAAGAGAAAGATGGATACATAAAGTGGTTTGCTGGAAATGTGGCTTCAGGAAGCGCTGCTGGAGCAACAACTTCATTATTTCTATATCATCTGGATTATGCACGTACACGGCTAGGCACTGATGCAAGGCAGGGTGGAGTTAATGGACGACAACAATTCAGAGGGCTTCTAGATGTTTACCGTAAAACCTTGTCAAGTGATGGATTAGTGGGTCTCTATCGAGGTTTTGGGGTTTCCATTATTGGAATTACGCTGTACCGAGGCATGTACTTTGGGATTTATGACACCTTGAAGCCTATTGTTTTGGTTGGACCTTTAGAG GGAAATTTTTTGGCTAGTTTCTTTCTTGGTTGGAGTGTCACAACAGTCTCCGGGATCTGTGCCTATCCATTTGATACTCTTCGGAGGAGAATGATGTTAACCTCAGGACACGCCACAAAGTATCGCAATGGCGTACATGCATTTCGGGAGATTGTTTACCTTGAGGGTTTCACAGCACTGTTCCGAGGAGTTACTGCAAATATGCTTGTAGGAGTTGCTGGGGCTGGTGTACTTGCAGGATATGATCAGCTGCAACGACTTGCATATAAACATGGTTATTCTGTTGAGCCAAATCAAAGAGTTGCGAAGTGA
- the LOC133706486 gene encoding uncharacterized protein LOC133706486 isoform X1 → MSRRYARLCVGRGAFCFPVHSRTLGSKSKQKPASRSIRRRSSSSSIKTGHLKTDQFLSNSSDDFGAEIRVKNGDEIGNKIMVVVDSSLEAKGALEWALSHTVQAQDTIVLLHVAQPCKQGETRHTLSRFLIFLLTNIGFAGAESNAKKLNLRAFELLHSMKKDCQRRRPGVEVEVALLEGKERGAIIVEEAKKQKVSLLVLGQKRERSMWWKLINKCWTSRRRTSRSGEVVEYCIQNAGCMTIAVRRKSRRLGGYLITTKLHKNFWLLA, encoded by the exons ATGAGTAGGAGATATGCAAGATTGTGTGTTGGCCGTGGCGCGTTTTGTTTTCCGGTCCATTCCCGGACTCTgggatcaaaatcgaaacagaAACCCGCCTCTAGAAGCATCAGACGtcgttcctcctcctcttccatcAAAACTGGCCATTTGAAAACAGATCAGTTTCTGAGTAATAGCAGTGATGACTTTGGTGCAGAAATCAGAGTCAAAAATGGGGATGAGATTGGGAACAAGATAATGGTAGTTGTGGATTCGAGCCTCGAAGCCAAAGGAGCTCTTGAATGGGCACTGTCCCACACTGTTCAAGCCCAAGACACCATTGTGCTTCTTCATGTAGCTCAGCCCTGCAAACAAGGTGAGACTCGACACACATTGTCCAGGTTCTTAATTTTCTTATTAACTAACATTGGTTTTGCTGGTGCAGAATCAAATGCGAAGAAGCTTAATTTAAGAGCTTTTGAGCTTCTTCACTCTATGAAAAAAGACTGTCAGAGGAGAAGGCCTGGG GTGGAAGTTGAGGTAGCATTGCTTGAAGGGAAGGAAAGAGGTGCAATAATTGTGgaagaagcaaagaaacaaaaggtATCTCTACTTGTTCTTGGCCAAAAAAGAGAGAGGTCAATGTGGTGGAAGCTAATCAACAAGTGCTGGACGAGTAGGAGAAGAACATCCAGAAGCGGTGAGGTTGTGGAATACTGCATACAAAATGCTGGATGCATGACGATTGCGGTGAGGAGAAAGAGCAGAAGACTTGGAGGCTACTTGATCACCACCAAGCTTCACAAGAATTTCTGGCTTCTAGCTTAA
- the LOC133742224 gene encoding universal stress protein PHOS32-like encodes MCSNYARMCFGVSSPSSPRSKPKGRSKRHDSCAVNTSLAVEEHSTTDLLNRYSSFSKGELSATEASLNHMVEESSEDSKSEESIGNKIMVVVDSSLEAKGALEWALSHTAQTHDTILLLHLANAADTNEKFDGIRAFELLHSLKKLCQISKPGVLVEVALVEVEEGKEKGQMIVEEAKRQGVSLLVLGQERKRLTWWQLGCSGGGGEGVGEVVVEYCIQNAACMTVAVRKKNSNGGGYLISTKLHKNFWLLA; translated from the exons ATGTGTTCGAACTATGCAAGAATGTGTTTCGGGGTGTCTTCCCCTTCGAGCCCCCGATCGAAACCCAAGGGTAGATCTAAACGACATGATTCATGTGCCGTCAACACTAGTCTTGCTGTTGAAGAGCATTCAACAACAGACCTTCTGAACAGATATAGTAGCTTTAGCAAGGGTGAGTTGAGTGCTACGGAAGCCAGCCTGAACCATATGGTTGAAGAGTCTTCTGAGGACTCAAAATCTGAGGAATCGATTGGCAACAAGATAATGGTGGTTGTGGACTCGAGCCTGGAAGCTAAGGGAGCTCTTGAATGGGCACTATCCCACACTGCACAAACCCATGATACCATTTTGCTTCTTCATCTTGCTAATG CTGCAGACACAAATGAGAAGTTTGATGGTATAAGGGCTTTTGAACTTCTTCACAGTTTGAAAAAACTTTGTCAAATCAGCAAGCCTGGG GTGCTAGTGGAGGTAGCATTGGTTGAAGTTGAAGAAGGGAAGGAAAAGGGTCAGATGATAGTGGAAGAAGCAAAGAGACAAGGGGTGTCTCTACTTGTTCTTGGGCAAGAAAGAAAGAGGTTGACATGGTGGCAGCTAGGTTGTAGTGGGGGCGGAGGTGAGGGCGTTGGCGAGGTTGTGGTGGAGTACTGCATACAAAATGCTGCTTGCATGACGGTTGCAGTGAGGAAAAAGAACAGCAATGGGGGAGGCTACTTGATCAGCACCAAGCTTCACAAGAATTTCTGGCTTCTAGCTTGA
- the LOC133706486 gene encoding uncharacterized protein LOC133706486 isoform X2, translating into MSRRYARLCVGRGAFCFPVHSRTLGSKSKQKPASRSIRRRSSSSSIKTGHLKTDQFLSNSSDDFGAEIRVKNGDEIGNKIMVVVDSSLEAKGALEWALSHTVQAQDTIVLLHVAQPCKQESNAKKLNLRAFELLHSMKKDCQRRRPGVEVEVALLEGKERGAIIVEEAKKQKVSLLVLGQKRERSMWWKLINKCWTSRRRTSRSGEVVEYCIQNAGCMTIAVRRKSRRLGGYLITTKLHKNFWLLA; encoded by the exons ATGAGTAGGAGATATGCAAGATTGTGTGTTGGCCGTGGCGCGTTTTGTTTTCCGGTCCATTCCCGGACTCTgggatcaaaatcgaaacagaAACCCGCCTCTAGAAGCATCAGACGtcgttcctcctcctcttccatcAAAACTGGCCATTTGAAAACAGATCAGTTTCTGAGTAATAGCAGTGATGACTTTGGTGCAGAAATCAGAGTCAAAAATGGGGATGAGATTGGGAACAAGATAATGGTAGTTGTGGATTCGAGCCTCGAAGCCAAAGGAGCTCTTGAATGGGCACTGTCCCACACTGTTCAAGCCCAAGACACCATTGTGCTTCTTCATGTAGCTCAGCCCTGCAAACAAG AATCAAATGCGAAGAAGCTTAATTTAAGAGCTTTTGAGCTTCTTCACTCTATGAAAAAAGACTGTCAGAGGAGAAGGCCTGGG GTGGAAGTTGAGGTAGCATTGCTTGAAGGGAAGGAAAGAGGTGCAATAATTGTGgaagaagcaaagaaacaaaaggtATCTCTACTTGTTCTTGGCCAAAAAAGAGAGAGGTCAATGTGGTGGAAGCTAATCAACAAGTGCTGGACGAGTAGGAGAAGAACATCCAGAAGCGGTGAGGTTGTGGAATACTGCATACAAAATGCTGGATGCATGACGATTGCGGTGAGGAGAAAGAGCAGAAGACTTGGAGGCTACTTGATCACCACCAAGCTTCACAAGAATTTCTGGCTTCTAGCTTAA